The following are encoded together in the Hyalangium ruber genome:
- a CDS encoding hemolysin family protein has protein sequence MLVLANGIFAGAEIALLSIRKTRLQELVDAGSGAARAVLALRDNPERFLATVQIGITVISATAAAFGGASIALRFAAVLEQVGVNPQHAEEVAFALVVGFVSFLSLVLGELVPKSLALRYAERYALLIAQPLRGLSRLMKPVVWFLTFSSNVVLRLFGDRTTFTESRLSADELQQLVEEAAKTGTVDPRTGDIASRAFEMAELTAVDVMVPRSRVIALRRHASTQEIQQMLLEEGHSRMPVYEGTVDNIVGYVIAKDLLGMAFEKQLIVLEDLLRPAYFVPETTRALDLLRQLQARRMHLAIVVDEQGGMSGLATIEDLVEELVGEIFSEHETPPEQLRREADGTVVVDAILTIRDVNRAVGLELPESESWSTVAGLCMSLAGAIPAAKTRLSLEDGTVLEVLEASPRKVKRVRIHPPPSPPAPAEPT, from the coding sequence GTGCTGGTCCTCGCCAACGGCATCTTCGCGGGCGCGGAGATCGCCTTGCTCTCCATCCGGAAGACGCGGCTGCAGGAGCTGGTGGACGCGGGCAGCGGGGCCGCGCGCGCCGTGCTGGCGCTCCGGGACAACCCGGAGCGGTTCCTGGCCACCGTGCAGATTGGCATCACCGTCATCAGCGCCACGGCGGCCGCCTTCGGTGGCGCCTCCATCGCCCTGCGGTTCGCGGCGGTGCTGGAACAGGTGGGCGTCAACCCCCAACATGCCGAGGAGGTGGCCTTCGCGCTGGTCGTCGGGTTCGTCTCCTTCCTGTCCCTGGTGCTGGGCGAGCTGGTGCCCAAGTCCCTGGCGCTGCGGTACGCCGAGCGCTACGCGCTGCTCATCGCCCAGCCGCTGCGGGGCCTCTCCCGGCTGATGAAGCCCGTGGTGTGGTTTCTCACCTTCAGCTCCAACGTCGTGCTGCGCCTGTTCGGAGACCGGACCACCTTCACCGAGTCGCGCCTGTCCGCCGATGAGCTCCAACAACTGGTGGAGGAGGCCGCCAAGACGGGGACGGTGGACCCGCGCACCGGAGACATCGCCTCGCGCGCCTTCGAGATGGCGGAGCTCACGGCGGTGGATGTCATGGTGCCCCGCTCGCGCGTCATCGCGCTGCGCCGCCACGCCTCCACGCAGGAGATTCAGCAGATGCTCCTGGAAGAGGGGCACTCGCGCATGCCCGTCTACGAGGGCACGGTGGACAACATCGTCGGCTATGTCATCGCCAAGGATCTGCTGGGCATGGCCTTCGAGAAGCAGCTGATCGTCCTGGAGGACCTGCTGCGCCCCGCCTACTTCGTCCCGGAGACGACGCGGGCGCTGGATCTGCTGCGCCAGTTGCAAGCGCGGCGCATGCACCTGGCCATCGTGGTGGACGAGCAGGGAGGCATGTCCGGCCTGGCCACCATCGAGGACCTCGTGGAGGAGCTGGTCGGGGAGATCTTCAGTGAGCACGAGACACCTCCCGAGCAACTGCGCCGCGAGGCGGACGGCACCGTGGTGGTCGATGCCATTCTGACCATCCGGGACGTGAACCGCGCGGTGGGCCTGGAGCTGCCCGAGAGCGAGAGCTGGTCCACGGTGGCGGGGTTGTGCATGTCGCTGGCTGGCGCCATCCCCGCCGCGAAGACGCGCCTGAGCCTGGAAGACGGCACCGTGCTGGAGGTGCTCGAGGCCTCTCCCCGGAAGGTGAAGCGCGTGCGCATCCATCCGCCCCCTTCCCCTCCCGCCCCGGCTGAACCCACCTGA